A genomic window from Cricetulus griseus strain 17A/GY chromosome 4, alternate assembly CriGri-PICRH-1.0, whole genome shotgun sequence includes:
- the LOC113835330 gene encoding bromodomain-containing protein 4-like codes for MTGHFPSLFGEGPRLEGFAIFTGDEEGGPPSSTLSQFLLSTLCRNRAAKVCSVLFGLCLVAVICALLSLETMGQTVTTPLSLTLSHWKDVQEYAHNQSVNVRKRKWITLCSSEWPTFDVGWPRDGTFNPQTIFQIKEKIMDPGPHGHPDQVAYIVTWEALVQDPPPWVRPFLHPKGPSLLPPSNRSNRPIPSAPTPPTPLIPPNPPSHSNLYPTVVKDTKAKEKKTPKVLPPGEDQLVDLLTEEPPPYPPLPPPPEAEADSAAALAEAAPDPSPMAYRLRGRREQPVPDSTTLPLRTGLNGQPQYWPFSASDLYNWKNNNPSFSADPVRLTSLIESVLTTHQPTWDDCQQLLQVLLTSEEKQRVLLEARKNVPGVNGQPTQLPNEIDAACPLERPEWDFTTEAGRTHLRLYRQLLVAGLRGAGRRPTNLAQVKQIIQGAEESPAAFLERLKEAYRMYTPYNPEDPGQATNVSMSFIWQSAPDIRNKLQRLENLQGYTLQDLLKEAERIFNKRETQTEREERWRKETQEREERLRQEAEEKEVARDRKRNKEMSRLLATVVTGQRQNRQRDDRRGPHLDRDQCAYCKEKGHWARECPKNPRAKLPPPRVSDLLNLED; via the coding sequence ATGACTGGACATTTTCCCAGTCTCTTTGGAGAAGGCCCTCGGCTTGAGGGATTTGCAATCTTTACTGGGGACGAGGAAGGAGGGCCCCCTTCCTCGACTCTCTCTCAATTCCTTCTGTCGACTCTCTGTCGAAACCGCGCTGCGAAAGTCTGTTCTGTGTTATTCGGTCTTTGTCTTGTAGCTGTCATTTGTGCCCTCCTAAGCCTAGAAACTATGGGGCAAACTGTCACCACTCCTTTGTCCCTAACACTCTCCCACTGGAAAGATGTACAGGAATATGCTCATAACCAATCTGTTAATGTGCGTAAACGCAAATGGATTACTCTTTGTTCTTCAGAATGGCCGACCTTTGACGTAGGCTGGCCGCGAGATGGTACCTTTAACCCCCAGACTATATTCCAGATAAAAGAGAAGATTATGGATCCTGGACCACACGGGCATCCCGATCAAGTGGCTTATATCGTCACTTGGGAGGCTTTGGTTCAGGACCCCCCTCCCTGGGTACGTCCTTTCTTACATCCCAAgggcccctctctccttcccccctctaaCCGCTCCAACCGACCCATTCCTTCGGCCCCTACACCTCCCACTCCTTTGATTCCTCCCAACCCCCCTTCCCATTCCAACCTTTACCCTACCGTGGTGAAAGACACTAAGGCTAAAGAAAAGAAGACACCTAAGGTACTCCCTCCGGGAGAAGACCAGTTGGTTGATCTATTAACGGAGGAGCCCCCGCCATATCCGCCACTGCCGCCCCCACCAGAGGCAGAAGCGGACTCCGCCGCTGCCTTGGCGGAAGCGGCCCCTGACCCTTCACCAATGGCTTATCGACTAAGAGGTCGTAGGGAGCAGCCCGTTCCAGATTCAACCACTCTGCCCCTCCGAACTGGGCTGAACGGCCAACCTCAGTATTGGCCATTCTCAGCATCGGACCTCTATaactggaaaaataataatccttcTTTTTCTGCAGACCCCGTGAGGCTGACATCTCTCATAGAGTCGGTACTCACGACTCACCAACCCACCTGGGATGATTGTCAGCAGCTTTTGCAGGTCCTTTTAACCTCGGAAGAGAAACAGCGCGTGCTACTAGAAGCACGAAAAAATGTCCCAGGAGTAAACGGGCAGCCCACCCAGCTACCCAATGAAATTGATGCGGCTTGCCCTCTTGAAAGACCTGAATGGGATTTTACCACCGAAGCAGGTAGGACCCACCTGCGTCTCTATCGCCAGTTGCTGGTAGCGGGACTCCGGGGGGCAGGACGCAGACCCACTAATTTGGCCCAGGTGAAGCAGATAATACAGGGTGCGGAGGAATCACCTGCCGCTTTTCTAGAGAGATTGAAAGAAGCGTACAGGATGTATACTCCCTATAATCCGGAAGATCCAGGTCAGGCCACCAACGTTTCTATGTCCTTTATTTGGCAATCAGCCCCGGACATAAGAAACAAGCTTCAAAGGCTAGAAAATCTACAGGGATATACACTCCAAGATTTGTTGAAGGAAGCAGAACGTATTTTTAATAAGagggaaacacagacagaaagagaagaacgttggaggaaggaaactcaggagagagaggaaagactaAGACAGGAAGCTGAGGAAAAAGAGGTTGCGAGAGACCGTAAGCGGAATAAAGAAATGAGCAGGTTATTGGCCACAGTAGTGACAGgccagagacagaatagacagagggATGACAGAAGGGGGCCCCACCTGGACAGGGACCAATGTGCTTACTGTAAAGAAAAAGGACATTGGGCAAGAGAATGCCCTAAGAACCCCCGGGCCAAGCTTCCACCGCCAAGGGTTTCTGACCTCCTGAACCTAGAAGATTAG
- the LOC113835329 gene encoding MLV-related proviral Env polyprotein-like, which produces MDRTPHSKSFKDKTLSYTLLLIGCLFTPHVATNPHRVYNITWKIANLGTGEIANLSTYIGTLHDGFPPLYVDLCDLVGSDWDPSDQEPFPGYGCHHPGGRIGTRSKDFYVCPGHKPTHGCGGPQEGYCARWGCETTGEAYWKPSSSWDFITLKRREIPGYAGKGPWRCGQRACGPCYDSAGGGGFQGATPGGKCNPLILRFTDAGKRTTWDSPKVWGLRLHRAGKDPVTLFSLYRQITPLSQQSVGPNIVIADQRSPTHFQVPKPPTVPKAITPTPGAVTFSPTPDALNIEITRDPPGTRDRLLQLIQGVYQALNFSDPNKTQECWLCLVSRPPYYEGVAILGNYSNQTSAPTSCGAAMQHKLTISEVSGKGLCIGRIPSSHQELCNQVEPLSQDSRYLVAPYGTYWACSTGLTPCVSTTVLNTTIDFCILIELWPKVTYHQPEYVYSVLEKSTRYKREPISFTVALLLGGITVGGIAAGIGTGTVALQGINHFKLLQQAMHTDIQVLEESVSALEKSLTSLSEVVLQNRRGLDLLFLQEGGLCAALKEECCFYADHTGIVRDSMAKLRERLKQRQQLFESQQGWFEGWFAKSPWLTTLISTLMGPLVILFLILIFGPCILNKLTQFIRERLSVVQALVLTQQYHQLKQIDPEYLETSE; this is translated from the coding sequence ATGGACCGCACACCGCACTCAAAATCCTTTAAAGATAAGACTCTCTCGTACACCCTCCTGTTGATTGGTTGTCTGTTTACCCCCCATGTAGCAACTAACCCCCACAGGGTTTATAATATCACCTGGAAAATAGCCAATCTAGGGACCGGGGAAATAGCCAACCTCAGCACTTATATAGGGACTCTACATGATGGGTTCCCTCCTCTCTATGTCGACCTATGTGACTTAGTAGGGTCTGATTGGGATCCCTCTGACCAGGAACCATTCCCAGGGTACGGATGCCACCACCCTGGGGGAAGGATAGGAACAAGAAGCAAGGATTTTTATGTTTGCCCCGGCCATAAACCAACTCATGGCTGCGGGGGGCCGCAGGAAGGGTACTGTGCAAGATGGGGATGTGAAACCACAGGGGAGGCTTACTGGAAACCCTCTTCCTCTTGGGATTTCATCACTCTCAAACGGAGGGAGATCCCAGGGTACGCAGGGAAAGGACCATGGAGATGTGGGCAAAGAGCCTGCGGACCCTGTTATGATAGTGCCGGAGGGGGAGGTTTTCAAGGCGCCACCCCCGGAGGAAAATGCAACCCTCTCATCCTAAGGTTCACAGATGCTGGAAAAAGAACTACTTGGGATAGTCCTAAGGTCTGGGGACTCAGGCTGCACCGAGCAGGGAAAGATCCGGTGACTTTATTCTCCCTGTACAGACAAATTACTCCCCTAAGCCAACAATCAGTCGGGCCAAACATAGTAATAGCGGACCAGAGATCCCCAACCCATTTTCAAGTCCCTAAACCCCCTACCGTTCCTAAAGCTATCACTCCTACACCAGGTGCTGTcaccttctcccccaccccagatgCCCTAAACATCGAGATAACCAGAGACCCTCCAGGTACCAGAGATAGATTATTACAATTAATCCAAGGAGTTTACCAAGCCTTAAATTTTTCAGACCCCAACAAGACTCAGGAATGCTGGTTATGCCTAGTTTCCCGGCCCCCATATTATGAAGGCGTGGCAATACTGGGCAACTACTCCAACCAGACCTCAGCACCTACCAGTTGCGGAGCTGCTATGCAGCACAAGCTCACAATATCTGAGGTCTCAGGAAAGGGGCTATGCATAGGCAGGATTCCTTCCTCACATCAAGAATTATGTAACCAAGTAGAGCCATTATCTCAGGACAGCCGATACCTTGTTGCCCCTTATGGAACTTATTGGGCTTGCAGTACTGGGTTGACTCCCTGTGTCTCTACCACTGTTCTCAACACCACCattgacttttgtatattgatagaACTTTGGCCCAAAGTCACATACCACCAACCTGAATATGTTTACAGCGTACTAGAGAAATCAACCCGATATAAGAGGGAGCCAATATCCTTTACCGTGGCCCTATTATTAGGAGGAATAACAGTGGGGGGCATAGCAGCCGGCATAGGGACCGGAACCGTTGCCCTACAGGGAATTAATCATTTTAAGCTTCTACAACAAGCCATGCACACGGATATCCAGGTCCTAGAAGAGTCAGTCAGTGCACTCGAGAAATCCTTAACATCACTCTCTGAGGTGGTCCTGCAGAACAGACGAggattagatttattatttttacaggaAGGGGGGCTATGTGCTGCCCTCAAGGAAGAATGCTGCTTTTATGCAGATCATACAGGAATAGTTAGGGATAGCATGGCCAAACTTAGGGAGAGGCTAAAACAGAGGCAACAGCTATTTGAGTCTCAACAAGGATGGTTCGAGGGATGGTTCGCTAAATCCCCCTGGTTGACTACCCTTATATCCACGCTCATGGGACCTCTGGTTATTCTATTTTTGATCCTCATATTTGGTCCCTGCATTCTGAACAAACTGACTCAATTCATCAGAGAACGACTATCTGTTGTACAGGCCTTAGTCTTAACTCAACAATATCATCAGCTAAAGCAAATAGATCCAGAGTATCTAGAGACCTCTGAATGA